A stretch of DNA from Anopheles nili chromosome 2, idAnoNiliSN_F5_01, whole genome shotgun sequence:
CATCATTTACACGAACAATAAACCAATAACTTACCAAATAATGGTCGAGTAAAACAGTTGTGGAAGAGGAGAAATGTTCTTTATTGTTTGCTACCGGGTTTCTTCATAAAAAATCAActtaataatattattttaagcGAAAGCAATCTAATGAGCAACACAAAAGGTCAGGtctaaaatttatttcaaattaatcGTTACcattgaaaattattcctATAATAAATCACATCAAATTCCGAAAATGATCTTCTTAATTACGGGTATCGGGTTCTAATCTGGTCTGAGCCTTCCTCGTACGCAGAAAACTGAAGTCAGAATAAACTTCAACAAGACAGGCTTTTGACTATACAACGGTTGTTGAGccagtaaagaaaaaaaggcggtTGCATGGAATATACAATCACGTTTATGGTTATAAGCAAATTTGACTACATTATTCAATTACTGGGAGCATTGGTATTATTGCTGCTGGGAGAGGCGGCCATCCAATTTATAGCATTTTTAAGTACCTGACTTTTCACGAAATCAGATGTGGTGCTAAGATTAGTATTGGCTCCGAATCTGCATTTGATATAACCGAACAGGTTTGCACCATTCAGTACTAGAGCAATAAACACCAAAAGCTGAAATAGACGAAGCGCATAGCATTATTAACAACAAAGTAGTATCTACTGCTTTTCAATAGGTTCATATATCTCCATGCAAATTTATACATACCAgccatttaaattttaaaccaaacaaTGCAACGATAAACAAGAACACCCAAACAACGGGGCAAACTACCAACGCCGTCCAAAATATGCGTGCCTCGTGGGGGTTTATCTTGTCTGCATAATTCTCGCCCTTTGATTCATATATCCAGTGTGACACGCCTTTATCATCTACGTAGTTCCACCAACGCAGCCCGATGAGCATTCGGCCAGTAATATTTTTAACTGCCCAAAAATCAGCCGACAAAAACATTaccacgaaaacaaaactggTAATAAAACTGTCGCTAAACCAGCCGCAAAATAAATATGATGCTATTGCGAATGATCGAAAAAATAcgtgaaaaaataacacatatGGATGCCTGAAAAAATATAGATAATTAATAGCATCGAAAGATCGGTTAACAAAAATTGTGATGATCAACGTACGCTGAATGTTTTGCAATTCCTTCTTGAATATCTTCACCGAATGGTACAGCTTCTTCCAACAGTGGAACCtgcaaaagaaattaaatgtACAGTACATATAACATTCTCCTATTCAGATCGCATGGTAAAAGGTACCGTCGCTGACGCCATCGCAATTACACTTCGTAAGATAATACCGGTCTCAAATAACCGTTTTTAACAAAATTGTTTTGCAATAGAATGTTAGTttccaaaacaacaaaatagctCCAGACCAAAAGTTGTCGAATACGTAGCGCTTATTGACATTTTGGAATTTGACGCATTGACTACGGATCTGGAGCTAATGTAAACAACCGATTGCAGCACGTTATTTTGACGTTAAGTAATTTGACATAAGTGTTCTGCATTTGCGGAATCATTCGACTATTCAGGATATTCAAATTACAAAATATCTAACAAAttctttaaattttaaatgtcTTTTAGGTAATAGAATACTTTTCGAAAGAATTctgaatttgaaaatttagaCACAATTCATTCAAGAACATTCAGTTCTATCATCTGTTCTCTATCAATGCATTGTACGAGCTAACCTTATAACACTATCAACTAGCtctatttattttgattagtCTCATACCGCGTGCTAGAAAGTGTTGGAAGTGCGTGTTGTAATGATTTTCAGTTACGAATGGTAAAGGAAGGCTCTGTTTGCACAAATCAAGATGGATTTAATCCTAAGCAACTTTATCACTGATGCTCCATCGGTTGTTTTAAAGGTTGGCATTGTAACATAATAGCGTATGAGATGCAGATACAACtgaatttatgtttttccacAGCCGAGGAATAATGATAATGACAAAGTAGATGTAAAACGAAACTCCGCCAACGAAACGTCTGGGACATTTTCTATGACTTTTCAAAAAGCTCCACAGTCTAaagctgttgttgttcgtaAACGGCCTCGCATAATCAATTCTCTTAAACAGGCAGACAAACCGAGTAGTGATTGTACCAAATCCATCCCTCATCCGTCAACAAATCAGCAGTCCACAGGGCATCACACGAACGGAGCCACAGACACTGCATCAAGTATTGGAAAAAATACGGAGAATAAAATTCCACCGACTGGGCTAAAGGTTGTTTCGAAATCATCCAGTTCGGCGGATGTCGAACTCCCGAAGATCGCCACTTCGACTCGGTCAgataagcaaacgaagaaaaagtaCACTAAAAAAGACCTGCCGACTGATGCTCATAAAGATTCATCGTTGTTACGGAACTATAAGCGCGATGAAACTCATCTTAAAGTAGAATTGCCGGCGGTACCGCTACCACAGGAGAAGTTGTTCAGCGAAGAGCCTATTGATTCGCTTGAAATTCATCCGCACTCGAAGAAAAATATAGTCGATCTGCTGAACTATAAAACCCTTACGATGGTACAGGCCATGGCTATTCCACGACTGCTCAAAGGTCACGATGCTCTTATCCGGGCACAAACAGGGTCCGGGAAGACTTTCGCCTACGCATTACCTCTCGTCGAGCAGTTGCACAACATTCGACCAAAaatcaaccgaaccggtggtGTTTTGGCAATAGTGATCGTTCCAACGCGTGAGCTTGCCTTGCAGACTTACGAATTTTTACTAAAGCTGTTGAAACCATACACATGGATTGTCCCCGGATATTTGTGCGGGGGTGAAAAGCGGAAAACTGAAAAAGCGAGATTGCGAGCGGGCATAAATATACTGATCGCTACTCCTGGCCGATTTTGCGATCACATACGTAATACGAAATCCCTGACGCTTACATGTGTCCGTTGGGTTATAATAGATGAGGCCGATCGGCTATTTGAATTGGGTTATGAGAAAGACGTCAATGAGATAGTAAATGCAATCCACAGTGTACAAGGTTCAGAGTCTGATGAAACGGCGGGATCCTTACAGACCGTGCTTTTGTCTGCCACACTAAGCGCTTCAGTTAAAGAGCTGGCTGGGCTAGCTTTGCGCAATCCCACGTACGTTGATACAAGCAAGCTCAAT
This window harbors:
- the LOC128731325 gene encoding uncharacterized Golgi apparatus membrane protein-like protein CG5021; this translates as MASATVPLLEEAVPFGEDIQEGIAKHSAHPYVLFFHVFFRSFAIASYLFCGWFSDSFITSFVFVVMFLSADFWAVKNITGRMLIGLRWWNYVDDKGVSHWIYESKGENYADKINPHEARIFWTALVVCPVVWVFLFIVALFGLKFKWLLLVFIALVLNGANLFGYIKCRFGANTNLSTTSDFVKSQVLKNAINWMAASPSSNNTNAPSN